A window from Malacoplasma iowae encodes these proteins:
- the lon gene encoding endopeptidase La, which translates to MKKQNMANLLITRGIVIYPDTSELIDVGRDISINAIEDHIKNKTNIIVVSQKNPSIDSPKKNDIYKVGTLCKISIQDKLEDGSLIIRVDGLQRVSLTKINDNNPKIVLSEFKPLPTTQKLSPNNYETAIELIKDGENKLLSLEFVNDNLIKKWILNNDSLVQGLYYYLYCVKLSLSEKQEYLEQTDENRLFQKMMSAIIDEDEARKIDNVISKKINANLSKQQKEFYLRERIRAMKEELGDITTREDDSESIREKVKNNPYPENIRKRILSELNKMESSSNSNEYSISKSYVDWLLDLPYWQKTNDVKELDKVEDVLNNNHYGLEKVKERIIEYLAVRMKSEKAKGSIICLVGPPGVGKTSLAQSIAESLNKKFVKVSLGGMKDESELKGHRKTYIGAMPGRIIKSMHKAGVNNPVFLLDEIDKLASDHRGDPASALLDILDPEQNSKFSDNYIEEDYDLSNVLFIATANYEENIPGPLADRLEIIRLSSYTENEKKAIAKNHLIKKVINESGIKKDELKFKDEAIDYIIKRYTREAGVRELERLIRQITRKFIVKQQKNKIKTQEIGVNEVKDYLKKEIYDYTSKDKESIPGVVNGMAYTTVGGDLLPIEATYSKGKGKIVITGNLKETMKESVSVALGYVKANAKKFELDPELFEKIDLHIHVPSGGIPKDGPSAGIALTTAILSSLKNVKIPSNVAMTGEITLRGRVLIIGGVKEKTISAFRGGANDIFMPKEDERYLDDVPKEVLSKIKVTLVDTYDDVYNRLFK; encoded by the coding sequence ATGAAAAAACAGAACATGGCAAATTTATTAATCACTAGGGGGATTGTTATTTATCCAGATACTAGTGAACTTATTGACGTAGGAAGAGACATATCTATAAATGCAATTGAAGATCACATTAAAAATAAAACTAATATTATTGTGGTTTCTCAAAAAAACCCATCAATAGATAGTCCTAAAAAAAATGATATTTATAAAGTTGGTACTCTTTGCAAAATTTCAATTCAAGATAAATTGGAAGATGGATCATTAATTATAAGAGTTGATGGTTTGCAAAGAGTTTCACTAACTAAAATAAATGATAATAATCCAAAGATTGTATTATCTGAATTTAAACCCTTACCAACAACACAAAAATTATCACCAAACAATTATGAAACTGCTATTGAGTTGATTAAAGATGGTGAAAATAAACTATTAAGTTTAGAATTTGTAAATGATAATTTAATAAAAAAATGAATTCTTAATAATGATTCTTTAGTTCAAGGACTTTATTATTATTTATATTGTGTAAAATTAAGTCTTTCAGAAAAACAAGAATATCTAGAACAAACTGATGAAAATAGATTATTCCAAAAAATGATGTCTGCCATTATTGATGAAGATGAAGCTAGAAAAATTGATAATGTTATTTCTAAAAAAATTAATGCTAATCTTTCAAAACAACAAAAAGAATTTTACTTAAGAGAAAGAATTCGTGCTATGAAAGAAGAACTTGGTGATATCACAACAAGAGAAGATGATTCAGAATCTATTAGAGAAAAAGTTAAAAATAACCCATATCCTGAAAACATTAGAAAAAGAATTTTAAGTGAATTAAACAAAATGGAATCATCAAGTAATTCTAATGAATATTCTATTTCAAAATCTTATGTTGATTGATTATTAGATTTACCTTACTGACAAAAAACAAATGATGTTAAAGAACTTGATAAAGTTGAAGATGTTTTAAATAACAACCATTATGGATTGGAAAAAGTAAAAGAAAGAATAATTGAATATCTTGCTGTAAGAATGAAATCAGAGAAAGCAAAAGGTTCTATTATTTGTTTAGTTGGTCCACCAGGTGTTGGTAAAACATCATTAGCTCAATCTATTGCAGAATCACTTAATAAAAAATTTGTTAAGGTTTCATTAGGTGGTATGAAAGATGAATCTGAATTAAAAGGTCATAGAAAAACATATATTGGTGCAATGCCGGGAAGAATTATTAAAAGCATGCACAAAGCAGGAGTAAACAACCCTGTTTTCTTACTTGATGAAATTGATAAACTAGCAAGTGACCATAGAGGTGATCCAGCATCTGCATTACTTGATATTTTGGACCCAGAACAAAATAGTAAATTTAGTGACAACTACATTGAAGAAGATTATGACCTATCAAATGTGTTGTTTATTGCAACTGCAAATTATGAAGAAAACATTCCTGGTCCTTTAGCTGATAGATTAGAAATTATTAGATTAAGTTCATACACTGAAAATGAGAAAAAAGCTATTGCTAAAAATCATTTAATAAAAAAAGTTATTAATGAATCTGGTATCAAAAAAGATGAATTAAAGTTTAAAGATGAAGCAATTGATTACATTATAAAAAGATATACAAGAGAAGCTGGTGTAAGAGAACTTGAAAGATTGATAAGACAAATTACTAGAAAATTCATTGTTAAACAACAAAAAAATAAAATCAAAACCCAAGAGATTGGTGTTAATGAAGTAAAAGATTATCTTAAAAAAGAAATCTATGATTATACATCAAAAGACAAAGAATCAATTCCAGGAGTTGTTAATGGTATGGCATACACAACTGTTGGTGGTGATTTATTGCCAATTGAAGCTACATATTCAAAAGGTAAAGGAAAAATTGTTATCACTGGTAATTTAAAAGAAACAATGAAAGAGTCTGTTTCAGTTGCTTTAGGTTATGTAAAAGCTAATGCAAAGAAATTTGAATTAGATCCAGAATTGTTTGAAAAAATTGATTTACATATTCATGTTCCAAGTGGGGGAATTCCAAAAGATGGTCCAAGTGCTGGTATAGCTTTAACAACAGCAATTCTTTCATCGTTAAAGAACGTGAAAATTCCATCAAATGTTGCCATGACAGGAGAAATCACATTAAGAGGAAGAGTTTTAATTATTGGTGGAGTTAAAGAAAAAACTATCTCAGCATTCAGAGGTGGAGCAAATGATATCTTTATGCCTAAAGAAGACGAAAGATATTTGGATGATGTTCCAAAAGAAGTGTTATCAAAAATTAAAGTTACACTTGTTGATACATATGATGATGTATACAATAGATTGTTTAAATAA
- the tig gene encoding trigger factor yields MKILESKKNKDTYDFVVQVDKNAWEAEQLKALNALSKNVKIDGFRKGKVPKTEAIKRINPMDVFDRALNKIISPTAVALVDSKEFKKVEDDLLDISPKVEVSKVEKDNLELKFTYTLYPDVKVDGYKDIKVKAKLEKVTDEILKKEIDGYLEKNAMTVPKNGPIAKGDIVTFDFKGFVDKKPFQGGEAKNYELKIGSGQFIPGFEDQMIGLKEKDEKTISVKFPKDYHEKSLANKDAEFEITIHSVSEIEKAELNDEYIKSLNIKDVATVDSFKKYLKENLEKTYKQRYEYDAKLEILNEIGKLTKVSNLPKELIEQEKTKITNALQQQIQMYGMSIDQYISMLGMSKEDFDKKHAEQAKLNCHISFGMLKIAEIEKIEPTEKEIDAEIEKVSKTYGITKEELMKRINNDTSFVESMLTEDKVINLILKKNK; encoded by the coding sequence ATGAAAATATTAGAAAGTAAGAAAAACAAAGACACTTATGACTTTGTTGTTCAAGTAGACAAAAATGCATGAGAAGCAGAACAATTAAAAGCTTTAAATGCTTTATCTAAAAATGTAAAAATTGATGGATTTAGAAAAGGTAAAGTTCCAAAAACTGAAGCAATTAAAAGAATTAATCCTATGGATGTATTTGATAGAGCATTAAACAAAATTATAAGTCCAACAGCTGTTGCTTTAGTTGATTCAAAAGAATTCAAAAAAGTAGAAGATGATTTATTAGACATTTCTCCAAAAGTTGAAGTTTCAAAAGTGGAAAAAGATAATCTTGAACTTAAATTCACTTATACTTTATATCCAGATGTAAAAGTTGATGGATATAAAGACATTAAAGTAAAAGCAAAACTTGAAAAAGTTACAGATGAAATTTTAAAGAAAGAAATAGATGGATACCTTGAAAAAAATGCAATGACTGTTCCAAAAAATGGTCCAATTGCAAAAGGTGATATAGTAACTTTTGACTTTAAAGGATTTGTAGATAAAAAACCTTTCCAAGGTGGAGAAGCTAAAAATTATGAACTAAAAATTGGTTCTGGACAATTTATTCCTGGATTTGAAGATCAAATGATTGGTTTAAAAGAAAAAGATGAAAAAACTATATCTGTAAAATTCCCAAAAGATTACCATGAAAAATCATTGGCTAATAAAGATGCTGAATTTGAAATTACTATTCATTCTGTAAGTGAAATTGAAAAAGCTGAATTAAATGATGAATATATTAAATCTTTAAATATTAAAGATGTTGCAACTGTTGATTCATTTAAAAAATATTTAAAAGAAAATCTTGAAAAAACATATAAACAAAGATATGAATATGATGCAAAATTAGAAATCTTAAATGAAATTGGAAAATTAACAAAAGTTTCAAATTTGCCTAAAGAACTAATTGAACAAGAAAAAACAAAAATAACAAATGCATTACAACAACAAATTCAAATGTATGGAATGAGTATTGATCAATACATAAGCATGTTGGGAATGAGCAAAGAAGATTTTGATAAAAAACATGCTGAACAAGCAAAACTAAATTGTCATATCTCTTTTGGTATGTTAAAAATTGCTGAAATTGAAAAAATTGAACCAACTGAAAAAGAGATAGATGCTGAAATAGAAAAAGTTTCTAAGACTTATGGCATTACAAAAGAAGAATTAATGAAAAGAATTAACAATGATACAAGTTTTGTAGAATCAATGTTAACAGAAGATAAAGTTATTAATTTAATTCTTAAAAAAAATAAATAA
- a CDS encoding Abi family protein translates to MKCTLFFECCTSHVSRALNHNTWRIRNDLNWLLSNHYNSNELYSLYWLDNNLKNVCFPWVLKLERQFKSAFIYFYKDRYQSDEIKFVLDKEIYSKRRDKQKKEAISKRVNDLVKENNIIKIDQLIFSLMFGEFVNFIIYFDNSLLQKLANHFRMELSVFVNCIKYLNILRNAIAHNKTIIKIIDEKNNKRYSLKKDLFNFPISKIAIDIISSNVSGSIFTIKQFLIKSDRKKVSSFIKEIKKQLKLFKKELNDNDVYNRFIRKIFLNYLDDILYY, encoded by the coding sequence ATGAAGTGCACACTCTTTTTCGAGTGTTGCACTTCACATGTCAGTCGAGCTTTAAATCATAATACATGAAGAATACGTAATGATTTAAATTGATTACTTTCTAATCATTATAATTCCAATGAACTTTATTCTCTTTACTGACTTGATAACAATTTAAAAAATGTTTGCTTTCCATGAGTTTTAAAATTAGAAAGACAATTTAAATCAGCTTTTATATACTTTTATAAAGATAGATACCAAAGCGATGAAATTAAATTTGTATTGGATAAAGAAATATATTCTAAAAGAAGAGATAAACAGAAAAAAGAAGCAATCTCAAAAAGAGTTAATGACTTAGTAAAAGAAAACAACATTATTAAAATAGATCAGTTAATTTTTTCTTTAATGTTTGGTGAGTTTGTAAATTTTATAATTTATTTTGATAATTCTCTTTTACAAAAACTAGCAAACCATTTCAGAATGGAATTGAGTGTTTTTGTTAACTGTATAAAGTATTTAAATATTTTAAGAAATGCTATAGCTCATAACAAGACAATAATTAAAATAATCGATGAAAAAAATAATAAAAGATATTCATTAAAAAAAGATTTATTTAACTTTCCAATAAGCAAAATTGCAATAGATATTATTTCATCTAATGTTTCTGGTAGCATATTTACCATAAAACAATTTTTAATTAAATCTGATAGAAAAAAAGTTTCTTCTTTTATAAAAGAAATAAAAAAACAACTTAAGCTTTTTAAAAAAGAACTAAATGATAATGATGTGTATAATAGATTCATTAGAAAAATATTTTTAAATTATCTTGATGATATTTTGTATTATTAA
- a CDS encoding IS30 family transposase, translating to MKTYKHLTKEERCLIYFLWNKEKYSMNKIAKILNKNKSTISRELKRNTSSTGIYYSSNAHKKYIRRKSNCHMFFMLKYKNFTDLFIQKFNPKSHGVEATIFWIKENYPLVKVPSARQVFRWINSKIWKIQRRDCLRRKYVKGKRRKIGIFSKIDGKYCIPYSLRPEKINKRKEFGHWEADLIVSKRQSGYYHLLTLVERKTRLAIIRKIKGKNARSMMAKMYTIIRDEKLPIKSITVDNGLEFQMMGITAKQFNFKVYYCQPYSSFQRGSNENINGIVRRWYKKGTDFSLVSEDKIKTLEWKVNNIPRKMFGYKTAYQMYQENI from the coding sequence ATGAAAACTTATAAACATTTAACAAAAGAAGAAAGATGCTTAATTTATTTTCTTTGAAATAAAGAAAAATATTCTATGAATAAGATTGCAAAAATCTTAAATAAAAACAAATCAACAATATCAAGAGAATTAAAAAGAAACACATCTTCAACAGGAATTTATTATTCATCAAATGCTCACAAAAAATACATTAGAAGAAAATCAAATTGTCATATGTTTTTTATGTTGAAGTACAAAAACTTCACAGATCTTTTTATTCAAAAATTTAATCCTAAATCTCATGGTGTAGAAGCTACAATTTTTTGAATAAAAGAAAACTATCCATTAGTTAAAGTTCCAAGTGCTAGGCAAGTATTTAGATGAATCAATAGCAAGATTTGAAAGATACAAAGAAGAGATTGTTTAAGAAGAAAATATGTTAAAGGAAAAAGAAGAAAAATAGGTATATTTTCTAAAATTGATGGAAAATACTGCATTCCTTATAGTCTAAGACCAGAAAAGATAAACAAAAGAAAAGAATTTGGACATTGAGAAGCTGATCTAATAGTTAGTAAAAGGCAAAGTGGTTATTACCACTTATTAACATTAGTAGAAAGAAAAACAAGGTTGGCAATTATTAGAAAAATAAAAGGTAAAAACGCTAGATCAATGATGGCTAAAATGTATACCATTATTCGAGATGAAAAACTCCCAATAAAAAGCATCACTGTTGATAATGGGTTAGAGTTTCAAATGATGGGAATAACTGCAAAACAATTCAACTTTAAAGTTTATTATTGCCAACCTTATTCTTCATTCCAAAGAGGGTCCAACGAGAACATAAATGGGATAGTTAGAAGATGATATAAAAAAGGAACTGACTTCAGTTTAGTAAGTGAAGATAAAATAAAAACTCTTGAATGAAAAGTAAACAACATCCCAAGAAAAATGTTTGGTTATAAAACAGCTTACCAAATGTATCAAGAAAATATTTAA
- the rpsI gene encoding 30S ribosomal protein S9, whose protein sequence is MAVEYKGLGRRKSSVAKVKLIPGTGKISINGKKPETYFPNSLVIQDMEQPLVLTDTKKSYDVFVKVEGGGFTGQAGAIRLGIARALLIANPDFRKTLKSQKLLTRDSRVKERKKYGLYGARRSPQFTKR, encoded by the coding sequence ATGGCAGTAGAATACAAAGGATTAGGAAGAAGAAAATCTTCTGTAGCTAAAGTTAAATTAATTCCAGGTACTGGAAAAATCTCAATTAATGGAAAAAAACCTGAAACTTATTTTCCAAACTCATTAGTTATTCAAGATATGGAACAACCTCTTGTTTTAACTGATACTAAAAAAAGTTATGATGTGTTTGTTAAAGTTGAAGGTGGTGGATTTACAGGTCAAGCTGGTGCTATTAGATTAGGAATAGCTAGAGCTTTATTAATTGCTAATCCAGATTTTAGAAAAACTTTAAAATCTCAAAAACTTCTTACAAGAGATTCAAGAGTTAAAGAAAGAAAAAAATATGGATTATATGGTGCAAGAAGAAGCCCACAATTTACAAAACGTTAA
- the rplM gene encoding 50S ribosomal protein L13 — protein sequence MQKTTFLKKEQVLNNKKWYIIDATDQILGRLAVEVANILRGKNKPSFTPNVDSGDNVIIINSDKVKLSSDKAEKEIWYSHSGYIGGLRARPGKVMLSKYSDELVVGAVKGMLPKNRLSNQLIKKLHVYKNDKHPHEAQKAETYTLKHKVVGK from the coding sequence ATGCAAAAAACAACTTTTCTAAAAAAAGAACAAGTATTAAATAATAAGAAATGATACATTATTGATGCAACAGATCAAATATTGGGTAGGTTAGCTGTTGAAGTTGCAAACATACTTCGTGGTAAAAACAAACCAAGTTTTACTCCAAATGTTGATAGTGGTGATAATGTTATAATCATTAACTCTGATAAGGTTAAATTAAGTAGCGATAAAGCTGAAAAAGAAATATGATATTCTCACTCAGGATATATTGGTGGATTAAGAGCAAGACCTGGTAAAGTAATGCTTTCTAAATACTCTGATGAATTAGTTGTTGGGGCTGTAAAAGGTATGTTACCAAAAAACAGATTATCTAACCAATTAATAAAAAAATTACATGTTTATAAAAATGATAAACATCCACATGAAGCTCAAAAAGCTGAAACTTATACATTAAAACATAAAGTAGTAGGAAAATAA
- the glpK gene encoding glycerol kinase GlpK has protein sequence MKKIEQKYIIALDEGTTSCRTIIVDKKGNIVSSSQSEFTEFFPKSGWVEHDALEIWNTQIGTLQSAKAKAGIRTDEFAALGITNQRETIVLWDKTTGLPVYNAIVWQDRRTSDYCDELIAKGLGEKFQKKTGLIINPYFSGTKIRWILKNVEEAKQKLESKKLLAGTIDCWLIWKLTNGAVHATDVTNASRTLLFNIHTLEWDQELLDILEIPREILPQVKSSSDYYGDVEPKLMSHRATHKVPITGVAGDQQSALFGQLCIDVGMVKNTYGTGCFTLINTGNKIIESKNKLLTTIAWKIKNEKPIYALEGSVFIAGSAIKWLRDSIKIIYNAQECDFYCNLAAKNDQDVCIVPSFTGLGAPYWDSYSRGAIFGLERGTQREHIVKATVESIAFQSNDLINSMEKDLGKQITVLKVDGGASNSDYLMQFQSSISNIKVERPKNIETTAMGACYFAGLYVGFWKTLDEIKKITKVDKTFVPNLDKKIVDKKTKIWKEAIKRTMNWTKAIE, from the coding sequence ATGAAAAAAATTGAACAAAAATATATTATAGCTTTAGATGAAGGAACTACATCATGTAGGACAATTATTGTTGATAAAAAAGGAAACATAGTAAGTTCATCACAAAGTGAGTTTACCGAATTTTTTCCAAAATCAGGATGAGTTGAACATGATGCACTAGAAATTTGAAATACTCAAATTGGTACACTTCAAAGTGCTAAAGCAAAAGCAGGAATTAGAACCGATGAATTTGCTGCGCTTGGTATTACAAATCAACGTGAAACAATTGTTTTGTGAGATAAAACAACTGGTCTACCAGTTTATAATGCAATAGTTTGACAAGATAGAAGAACAAGTGATTATTGTGATGAATTAATTGCAAAAGGTTTGGGAGAGAAATTTCAAAAAAAGACCGGATTAATTATTAATCCATATTTCTCAGGAACAAAGATTAGATGAATTTTAAAAAACGTTGAAGAAGCGAAACAAAAATTGGAATCTAAAAAACTTTTAGCTGGAACAATTGACTGTTGATTAATTTGAAAATTAACCAATGGCGCTGTTCATGCTACAGATGTTACTAATGCTTCAAGAACATTATTATTTAATATACATACATTAGAATGAGATCAAGAATTATTAGATATATTAGAAATTCCAAGAGAAATATTGCCACAAGTTAAATCTTCTTCTGATTATTATGGAGATGTAGAACCAAAACTAATGTCACACAGAGCAACACATAAAGTTCCGATAACAGGAGTTGCAGGAGATCAACAATCAGCTTTATTTGGACAATTATGTATTGATGTTGGTATGGTTAAAAATACATATGGAACAGGATGTTTCACATTAATAAATACTGGTAATAAAATAATAGAATCTAAAAATAAATTATTAACAACGATTGCATGAAAAATAAAAAATGAAAAACCAATTTATGCTTTGGAAGGTTCTGTTTTTATTGCAGGTTCAGCTATTAAATGATTAAGAGATTCAATAAAAATAATATATAATGCTCAAGAATGTGATTTCTATTGTAATTTAGCAGCTAAAAATGATCAAGATGTTTGCATTGTTCCATCATTTACAGGTCTTGGTGCTCCATATTGAGATTCATATTCTAGAGGAGCAATATTTGGATTAGAAAGAGGAACACAAAGAGAACATATTGTAAAAGCAACAGTTGAATCAATTGCTTTTCAGTCAAATGATTTAATTAATTCAATGGAAAAAGATCTTGGAAAACAAATCACTGTTTTAAAAGTTGATGGAGGAGCATCTAATTCAGATTACTTAATGCAATTTCAATCTTCGATAAGCAACATAAAAGTTGAACGTCCTAAAAATATAGAAACAACAGCAATGGGAGCATGTTATTTTGCTGGATTATATGTTGGCTTTTGAAAAACTTTAGATGAAATTAAAAAAATCACAAAAGTTGATAAAACATTTGTTCCAAATCTTGATAAAAAAATCGTTGATAAAAAAACAAAAATTTGAAAAGAAGCAATTAAAAGAACAATGAACTGAACAAAAGCTATTGAATAA
- the glpO gene encoding type 2 glycerol-3-phosphate oxidase produces MDKKIYDVVIIGGGIIGSIIAYELSQYNLKIKLLEKNPVFADETSRGNSGPIHGGFDPEPHKIEAKLNVLGNKLWREHIFEKIKFPRAKIDSLILAFSDEEMKHVKMLYDRGLQNGVLASDMEILNREEVLKKEPNINPNVYGALLCTSSWAIDTVKASLAFLAVAKNNGVELAKNSEVTSINYGVDNIFDIEINNNDHIYSKNIINAAGHYADKVAELAGYGDFKQTTRRGEYRILDRSLKGIVNSICFMVPTIHGKGVIVSPMLDGHILVGPTAEDGVSKEDTRLVTREKYNYIGDIGKKIIPSLDMSKTIMTLAGSRPIDIETNDFVIRYANKNKNFINAAGMQSPAIAAAPAIAIEISKLLNNNGTLLIKKPDFKEEYELFD; encoded by the coding sequence ATGGATAAAAAAATATATGATGTTGTGATAATTGGAGGTGGAATCATTGGAAGCATAATAGCTTATGAATTATCACAATATAATTTGAAAATTAAATTATTAGAAAAAAATCCAGTATTTGCTGATGAAACATCTAGGGGAAATTCTGGACCAATACATGGTGGTTTTGATCCAGAACCACACAAAATTGAAGCTAAATTAAATGTTTTGGGTAATAAATTATGAAGAGAACATATATTTGAAAAAATTAAATTTCCAAGAGCTAAAATTGACTCTCTTATATTAGCTTTTAGCGACGAAGAAATGAAACATGTAAAAATGCTTTATGATAGAGGGCTTCAAAATGGGGTATTAGCGTCTGATATGGAAATACTAAATAGAGAAGAAGTGCTAAAAAAAGAACCAAATATAAACCCAAATGTTTATGGAGCATTATTGTGTACTTCGTCTTGGGCAATAGATACTGTAAAAGCATCATTAGCATTTTTGGCAGTTGCTAAAAATAATGGTGTTGAACTTGCTAAAAATAGTGAAGTTACATCAATAAATTATGGAGTGGATAATATCTTTGATATAGAAATAAATAATAATGATCATATATATAGCAAAAACATTATTAATGCAGCTGGTCATTATGCAGATAAAGTCGCTGAACTGGCAGGTTATGGGGATTTCAAACAAACAACAAGAAGAGGTGAATATAGAATTCTTGATAGAAGTTTAAAAGGAATTGTAAATTCTATTTGTTTTATGGTGCCAACAATTCATGGAAAAGGTGTCATTGTTTCACCAATGTTAGATGGGCACATATTGGTTGGTCCAACAGCAGAAGATGGAGTAAGTAAAGAAGACACAAGATTAGTAACAAGAGAAAAATATAACTATATTGGTGATATTGGTAAAAAAATTATTCCTAGTCTTGATATGAGCAAAACAATTATGACATTAGCTGGTTCAAGACCAATTGATATTGAAACAAATGATTTTGTGATTCGTTATGCTAATAAAAATAAAAATTTTATAAATGCCGCAGGAATGCAATCTCCAGCAATTGCAGCAGCCCCAGCTATTGCTATAGAAATCTCAAAATTGCTAAATAATAATGGTACTTTGTTAATTAAAAAACCAGATTTTAAAGAAGAATACGAATTATTTGATTAA
- a CDS encoding MIP/aquaporin family protein, whose translation MSTAKIIELFWLACFSEFIGTSVLIILGNGVCASTSFKKMFANQSGKWVAIIFGWGFGVFVAALISSMMGGVGHLNPAVTIMDAIKTSYYVGTNNITTVLNNSVYYYAMVGYSITLSESIALTFFMFLIFQVTGAMFGQTILNFINIKFIKNKENDLLTIGGAYCTTPVYSNKQDKSLIQNFSYELIGTMILVGFILGLGGTSFKTQNIGALSTIPVAFVVMSIGLSLGSVTGYAINPVRDFGPRVIYGIYMSIFRKEEWNKSLYNWSYSWVPIVAPLIAGALVGLFALIPSAIQPMLFPTTI comes from the coding sequence ATGAGTACAGCAAAAATAATTGAATTATTTTGACTTGCTTGTTTTTCTGAATTTATAGGAACATCAGTCTTAATAATTCTTGGGAACGGAGTTTGTGCTTCAACATCATTCAAAAAAATGTTTGCAAATCAATCTGGGAAATGAGTTGCAATAATTTTTGGATGAGGTTTTGGTGTTTTTGTTGCAGCTTTAATATCTAGCATGATGGGTGGCGTGGGGCATTTAAATCCTGCAGTTACGATCATGGATGCTATTAAAACATCATATTATGTTGGTACAAACAATATCACTACAGTTTTAAACAATTCTGTTTATTACTATGCAATGGTGGGTTATTCTATTACTTTGTCTGAATCAATTGCTTTAACATTTTTCATGTTCTTGATTTTTCAAGTTACAGGAGCAATGTTTGGACAAACAATATTAAATTTTATCAATATAAAGTTTATTAAAAATAAAGAGAATGATCTTTTAACTATAGGGGGTGCATATTGTACAACTCCAGTATATAGTAACAAACAAGATAAAAGTTTAATTCAAAACTTTTCATATGAATTAATTGGAACAATGATACTTGTTGGTTTTATTTTAGGTTTAGGAGGAACAAGTTTTAAAACACAAAATATTGGTGCTTTAAGCACTATTCCAGTAGCATTTGTTGTTATGTCTATTGGGTTGTCATTAGGTAGTGTTACAGGTTATGCAATTAACCCAGTTAGAGATTTTGGTCCAAGAGTTATTTATGGAATATATATGTCCATCTTTAGAAAAGAAGAATGAAATAAGTCTTTATACAACTGAAGTTATTCTTGAGTGCCAATTGTAGCACCATTAATTGCTGGGGCATTAGTTGGATTATTTGCGCTAATTCCATCAGCTATACAACCAATGTTGTTTCCAACAACAATTTAA